ATCATCCAAGCCTGACAAAGAAGATACTAAGCTCGGGCCCCGTATTCCCATCCGGGCTGACCATGTACAGCGTCTCCGAGTCCTTGGACCCAACAACCCGTTCGAAATGGGCCCTCATGTAGGCCATCTCCCCGTCGGGCCCCTCCTCCTGGGAGCGGCCCGGCAGGACCCCGGCCCCCATGGAGACCGCCCTGAGGAGCTCCATCACCTGGAGGTCCTCATCCGCGGCCTCCCTCTTAACGGCATAACCGCTCTTCTTCCCGTTGCAGAACATCGTCCACAGCGGCTCCTCCAGCAGCTCGTCCTCGTCCGCTCTCGTCCGCTTCTCGCACTCCAGCGCGATCCTCACCATCCCGGCCCCCATCTCCCTCTGCAGCGCCTGCGTCTGCATCGCCAGCTCCACCACCGCCGTCGGCAGCGTCTGCGGGTTCTCCTGGATGGAGAAGACCACGCGCCCCTTCCGGTACCCGAACAGCGTCCCCGTCACGCGGCTCCCGCCCGTGATCCGCAGGTCCGGGAGCCCCGCGCCGCTCCCCGGCCCCAGGGCCGGGAAGCGGCACGCGGGGACGATGATT
The genomic region above belongs to Salvia hispanica cultivar TCC Black 2014 chromosome 3, UniMelb_Shisp_WGS_1.0, whole genome shotgun sequence and contains:
- the LOC125209925 gene encoding protein MIZU-KUSSEI 1 — protein: MEDPTAPPPPPPLISLLQPSGKKKSKPGRVLRVFRNVFRSFPIIVPACRFPALGPGSGAGLPDLRITGGSRVTGTLFGYRKGRVVFSIQENPQTLPTAVVELAMQTQALQREMGAGMVRIALECEKRTRADEDELLEEPLWTMFCNGKKSGYAVKREAADEDLQVMELLRAVSMGAGVLPGRSQEEGPDGEMAYMRAHFERVVGSKDSETLYMVSPDGNTGPELSIFFVRLG